GTGGGCCACCATCTTTTTGTTGGCGGTCACCACCCGCTTGCCTTGGCGAAGCGCCGTGGTGACAATGTCATAGGCGTCATGAGCGTCACTGATGGCTTCTACCAGAATATCTAGATTGTCATCATTGAGCAATTCCTGCGCGTCAAACGTGAAATGGTTGGCTGGCAGTGACCGCTCCTTCAAAGGGTCCTTCACGCAGATTTTTACCACCTGAGCCGGGAGATTGGGTTGCTTTTGCAAAATATCATAGAGCCCCTGCCCTACACACCCAAACCCGAACAAGCCTATCTTTAAAATACGGTTGGTATCCATGTCTTTCTTTGTGGTTTTTGCTCCAAGAAGGAGGTGATACTTTTTTCTAATTGGTCGGTCTCTAGTAAAAACCCATCGTGGCCTTGCTCAGATTGTATAACCTGCAAGGTGGCATTGGGCAGGTACCGGGCAACAAACTTCTGTTCTTTAAGCGGGAACAGCCCATCAGAGTCCACTCCTATAATAAGTGCCTGCGCCTGCACTTGGTTTAAAGCCTCCTCCACGCTTCCTCTCCCGCGACCCACGTTATGAGAATCCAGCATTTTGGTGAGGTGCCAATACGTGAAGGCGTTAAACCGCTGGGCCAGTTTTTCGCCTTGGTAGCGCTGATACGATGCGGCTTTGTACCTGTCCAAGGACTTAGGATTTTGCTCCCGTTGTCCCTGATGGTAGGATTGGTAACTCCTATAAGATAGCATAGCCACCGCCCGCGCCGTCTGTAAACCCTGGGCACCGGCTCCGTCGGTGTTCAACTGCCAGGTTACGTCCTGTTCAATGGCCATTCGCTGGGTCTCGTTCAAGGCGATGGCATACGGCGACTGCACCGCATTGGAAGCCACCAGCACCAACCTTTTAATCACTTCTGACTCTCCTATCGCCCATTCCAAAGCCTGCTGTCCGCCCAAAGAACCGCCAATTAACACTTGTATGGTATCCAATTCCAGATGTTCACGCAAAAGTTGGAAGGCCTTTACCACATCACGATTGGTCAGCGCTGGGAACTGGTGGTAATAAGGCCGACCCGTTTCTGGATTCACTGACAAGGGCCCTGTAGAGCCATAGCAACCGCCCAAGGTGTTGGCGCAGACAATGAAATGTTTGGCGGGGTCAAAGGTTTTGCCTTCTCCGAAGAGGCCGCCCCACCAGTCTTTCACAAACGTGTTGCCACTAAAAGCATGACATACCCAGACCACGTTGTCTCTATTCTCATTGAGCGTGCCCCAGGTGGTATAGAAAAGTTGGAAGCCGGGCAGCTGCCGCCCAGACTCCAACTCAAACGCTTCTTTAAATTCAAAAACTCGTCCTTTCAACATGGCTACCTTAGTTAAGCGCCTCGGCGACTGGACGGGCAATTTTCACCTTGGCAAACGCCTGCTCAAAATCAGCTTGGATGTCATCAATGTGCTCAATGCCCACCGATACGCGCAACAACGTTGGGTTCACGCCCGCCGATAACTGCTCCTCTTCTGAAAGTTGCTGGTGGGTGGTAGAAGCCGGATGGATGATAAGCGTCTTGGCATCACCTACGTTGGCCAAGTGACTCACCAGTTCCAAGTTGTTGACGAAGATTTCGGCCTCTTCTTTGCCACCTTTCAGGTTGAAGCTCAAGACCCCGCCAAAACCGCGTTTCAAATAGCGCTTGGCCAAGCTATGATAAGGGCTGGAAGAAAGGCCCGGATAATTAACGCTTTCTACGGCTGGGTGCTCTTCCAGCCACTGGGCCAAAGCCAAGGCGTTATGCACCGTGCGGTCCACGCGCAATGACAGCGTCTCCAACCCTTGTAATAATTGGAAAGAGTTGAACGGGCTGATGGCCGGGCCAAAATCGCGCAAACCTTCCACTCTGGCTCTTATGGCGAAGGCAATGTTCCCGAAAGGCCCTTCGGCGCCGAACACTTCCCAGAAATTGAGGCCGTGGTAGCCTTCTGAGGGCTCACTGAACTGTGGGAACTTGCCGTTGCCCCAGTTGAAGTTACCTCCGTCTACAATCACGCCGCCCACGCTGGTGCCGTGCCCGCCAATCCATTTGGTAGCCGAAGCCACAACCACGTTAGCGCCGTGCTCCAACGGCCGGAACAGATAACCGCCCGCGCCGAAGGTGTTGTCTACTATTAAAGGAAGCTTGTGACCTAGAGCCACGGCCGCAATGGCCTCAAAGTCTGGAATGTTAAAGCGCGGGTTGCCAATGGTCTCCAGGTAGAAGGCCTTGGTGTT
The nucleotide sequence above comes from Nibribacter ruber. Encoded proteins:
- a CDS encoding O-acetylhomoserine aminocarboxypropyltransferase/cysteine synthase family protein, whose translation is MSNTFHFDTLQLHAGQEIDDTTRSRAVPIYQTTSYVFENAAHGANLFALKEFGNIYTRIMNPTTDVFEKRIAALEGGVAAVAVGSGQAAQFIALTNILQAGDNFIASSNLYGGSYNQFKVAFKRLGIEVRFTKNDEPASYAKLVDENTKAFYLETIGNPRFNIPDFEAIAAVALGHKLPLIVDNTFGAGGYLFRPLEHGANVVVASATKWIGGHGTSVGGVIVDGGNFNWGNGKFPQFSEPSEGYHGLNFWEVFGAEGPFGNIAFAIRARVEGLRDFGPAISPFNSFQLLQGLETLSLRVDRTVHNALALAQWLEEHPAVESVNYPGLSSSPYHSLAKRYLKRGFGGVLSFNLKGGKEEAEIFVNNLELVSHLANVGDAKTLIIHPASTTHQQLSEEEQLSAGVNPTLLRVSVGIEHIDDIQADFEQAFAKVKIARPVAEALN
- a CDS encoding homoserine O-acetyltransferase family protein, coding for MLKGRVFEFKEAFELESGRQLPGFQLFYTTWGTLNENRDNVVWVCHAFSGNTFVKDWWGGLFGEGKTFDPAKHFIVCANTLGGCYGSTGPLSVNPETGRPYYHQFPALTNRDVVKAFQLLREHLELDTIQVLIGGSLGGQQALEWAIGESEVIKRLVLVASNAVQSPYAIALNETQRMAIEQDVTWQLNTDGAGAQGLQTARAVAMLSYRSYQSYHQGQREQNPKSLDRYKAASYQRYQGEKLAQRFNAFTYWHLTKMLDSHNVGRGRGSVEEALNQVQAQALIIGVDSDGLFPLKEQKFVARYLPNATLQVIQSEQGHDGFLLETDQLEKSITSFLEQKPQRKTWIPTVF